From the genome of Fundidesulfovibrio terrae:
TCAACGATATCCTGGATTTTTCCAAGATCGAGGCCGGGAAGCTCGAACTGGAAGAGCACGTTTTCGACCTGCACTCCACCATCCGCAGCGCTGTCGGCATCTTCACGGCGTTGGCCCAGAACAAGGGGCTCACGCTGGAGTGTTCCGTGGCCCCGGACGTACCCGTGCGAGTGAAGGGCGATTCCGGACGCCTGCGCCAGATCATCGTCAACCTCGTGGGCAACGGCGTGAAGTTCACCAGCCAGGGCCGCCTGTCCGTCAGGGCGGAATGCGTGAAAGCCTGTTCAGGCCCGGCGATTATCCGCATCGAGGTGGCCGACACCGGCACGGGCATACCCACGGACAAGCTCCACACCATTTTCGAGAGCTTCACCCAAGCGGACAACTCCTCCACCAGAAAGCATTATGGAACGGGCCTGGGCCTGGCCATCTGCAAACACCTGGTGGAACGCATGAGCGGGCGGATATGGGTGGAAAGCCTCGAAGGCCGTGGGAGCACGTTCTTCTTCGAAGTGATGCTGCCCATGGTGGACGAGGCTCCGCAGTTGCCCACGCCCAAGCCCGCCCCGAAAACGGACATCGGGCCGCTGACCATACTGCTTGCCGAAGACAACCTGATCAATCAGATGTTCGCAATCGAGATACTCGAGCAGGACGGTCACACCGTGATCGCCGTGGCCAACGGGGCCGAGGCTCTGGCCACGCTTGCCAAGACGCGTGTGGACGTGGTGCTCATGGACATCCAGATGCCGGAAATGGACGGGGTGGAGGCCACGCGGCGCATCCGCTCCGGCGAAGTTCCCGGCATCTCCCGTGAGCTGCCCATCATCGCCATGACCGCGCACGCTCTCAAGGGCGACCGGGAGCGTTTCCTGCAATCGGGTATGGACGGATACCTCTCCAAACCCGTAGGGTCCGAGGACATCCAGACGGCGCTCCATCAAGTGCTTTGCGCCAAAGACGAATCTCCGGAGGTCTGTGTGTCCGGTTCGAGCATTCTCAATGAACAGTGGCTGTTGGACAAGGCGCGGGGCAACAGGGATTTCCTGAAGAAACTTTTCGCGGTCTTCGTTGATCAGCAGCCCGGCAAGATCGCCGAAATGCGCCTGGCTCTCGACGATGGCGACCTGGAGCAGGTGGGATTCATGGCCCATACGCTCAAGGGCGGCGCGGCCACCATGGGGGCGGAGGTACTCAAGGACCGGGCCTTCGAAGTGGAAAAGGCGGCCAAGGCTGGAGACGCCGGGCTGGCCGGACGCGAGGTCGAACTCCTGGTGGGCGAACTCGACCAGACCATCCGTGTCATGAAGGAGTTCATGACCCGCTGACGCCTTCCGAGCGTCGCACGGCGTTTGCCTCCAGGGCTTTTTCGAAGTATGGCGGTGACCCGCGAGGCCGGACGTCCCGCGCATAGGATACTGCGAACCACTCCATGCATTCCAGCCGCCTTTTTCGTTACGCCCTCCCCGCCCTGTTCCTCGCGCTGGGGTTGTGGCTCGTGCCCATGGCCATCCTGGGCACCGGTTTTACGCGCATGCCAGGTGAACCCTGCGACGCCGGGTTTTCCAACTACGTGTTGGAGCACGGGTACCGCTTTATTCGAGGGCTAGAGCCGTCCTTTTTCAGCGCGCCTTTCCTCTATCCGTTCAAGGACGCCATCGCCCTCTCGGACAACTTCCTGGCCACCCTGCCTGTCTATTCGGCCTTTCGGCTGGCGGGCTTGGACCGTGAAGGAGCCTATCAGCTCTGGTTTCTTTCGCTTTTCATCCTGAACTACTGCTGCGCCTGGTTCGCCTTTTCCCGGCTGCGCCTTCCCGCCGTGCCGGCCGCGCTCGGAGCATATCTTTTCGCCTTCATGGCTCCTGTGCTGGAGGAAGTCACCCACCCGGCGCTTCTGCACCTGTTCCCCATCCCGCTGGCCGTCTGCGGGTTCGTGCTCTGGGCCGAAAGCGGCTCCGTCCGTGCTTTCGCGGGCATGAGCCTGGCGGTGGCCCTGCAGTTCTACGGCGCGTTCTACCTGGGCACCTTTCTGGTCCTGGCGCTGGCGCTGTACGGGATCGCCTGGCTGTGCATGAACCGCGGCATAGGCGGCGCCTGGACCGAACCCAGGACGTTCTCCCTCCTCGGATGCCTCACGGGCGCGGGCGTATTGCTCTGGCCGTTGGCCTCGCCTTACCTGGCCGTGGCCGAAGCCAATGGTTTCCAGCGCTTCTGGAGCGAAGTCGCGTCGCAGCTGCCCACCCTGCCCGACCTTTTCCGGGCCAGCACCGGCAACTTCTTCTGGGGCTGGACCTCGAAAGCCGGGGACATCGAGTCCTTCAACAACGCCATGCACGTGGGGCTCGTTCCCTGGCTCTGCCTTGGAGTATTTCTCTACCTGCTCTTCACGCGGCGCGGCGACAAGCGCCTGGCCGCGGCCCTGGCCACCTGGGCTCTGTTGACGGCGCTCACCCTGAACATCGGCGGAGTAAGCCTTTTCAGGCTCCTGCAGGGGCTGCCGGTGTTCCAATCCATGCGGGCGCTTACGCGCGTGGTGCTAGTGGAGTCATTCTTCCTGGTGCTGATCTGCGCCGGTACCATGACCGCCCTCGCCCAGGCGGTGAAGACGCCATGGATCCGCAATGCCCTGCTGGCTCTTTTCTGCCTCGTCGCGGT
Proteins encoded in this window:
- a CDS encoding response regulator codes for the protein MMHQYQDKKPMRLLVIDPSPEFTVSLANRLQGLTRIQAEWSMAGTVGEAWEAIALRHFDVILAGLPLPAPHGPDTGELATVFSGLPVVGFCDTGSSLFLHSSLSENVVIVLPKSRLDNSLLEQSLLCATDRAQLCRQLENAQESLASSEKRFQSIIASNADGIVVVGIDGLIRFANTSAEQLFGATAQQLAGERFGHALIPGGTMEIEVLSRDGVLKTVEMRVVQSRWESGELVYLASLRDISARKRLERDLTTMKEAAEAANRAKSQFLANMSHEIRTPMNGILGMSELLLASDLTDKQRDYLDMVRQSASSLMEILNDILDFSKIEAGKLELEEHVFDLHSTIRSAVGIFTALAQNKGLTLECSVAPDVPVRVKGDSGRLRQIIVNLVGNGVKFTSQGRLSVRAECVKACSGPAIIRIEVADTGTGIPTDKLHTIFESFTQADNSSTRKHYGTGLGLAICKHLVERMSGRIWVESLEGRGSTFFFEVMLPMVDEAPQLPTPKPAPKTDIGPLTILLAEDNLINQMFAIEILEQDGHTVIAVANGAEALATLAKTRVDVVLMDIQMPEMDGVEATRRIRSGEVPGISRELPIIAMTAHALKGDRERFLQSGMDGYLSKPVGSEDIQTALHQVLCAKDESPEVCVSGSSILNEQWLLDKARGNRDFLKKLFAVFVDQQPGKIAEMRLALDDGDLEQVGFMAHTLKGGAATMGAEVLKDRAFEVEKAAKAGDAGLAGREVELLVGELDQTIRVMKEFMTR